A window of Phyllopteryx taeniolatus isolate TA_2022b chromosome 19, UOR_Ptae_1.2, whole genome shotgun sequence contains these coding sequences:
- the LOC133468952 gene encoding uncharacterized protein LOC133468952, which produces MESTSSCQLSDFVDEKTSWTGRQVRRLLREALLMHRADVDRVRLFWADEFGQLQRARDEATAAALKAADDEWRRLWARREDDISRDLLTMRESVRLHVENHWDNMEWHLDRTVDECDEELSGVKAAMEQKVEEKEKQLTQLQEIHASVAASLEEKEEQMSQVKDFLLLLKSGLEEKEEQKLRLTRLLRSVSCQLQRERLESARWKRRADELGERLEAGARAREEALRRHERLLKRVNNVKGLVKGFVGQNARFMKSLKSDDTSDKDQKKSETNKEGKRRSEGEKDDDDDDDGEKERRQKKKSEAKEKKEQEKRVKKEKKEQDKKEKKERKERQRKDRESNWGAGIGHCPL; this is translated from the exons ATGGAGTCGACGTCGAGCTGTCAGCTGTCCGACTTTGTGGACGAAAAGACGAGCTGGACCGGACGGCAAGTCCGGCGGCTGCTCCGGGAGGCGCTCCTGATGCATCGCGCGGACGTGGACCGGGTGCGCTTGTTCTGGGCCGACGAGTTCGGCCAGCTGCAGCGGGCCCGGGACGAGGCCACGGCGGCGGCGCTGAAAGCGGCGGACGACGAGTGGCGCCGGCTGTGGGCGCGGCGCGAAGACGACATTTCCCGGGACCTCCTGACCATGAGGGAAAGCGTACGGCTCCACGTGGAGAACCACTGGGACAACATGGAGTGGCATCTGGACCGAACCGTGGACGAGTGCGACGAGGAACTGAGCGGCGTCAAGGCCGCCATGGAGCAGAAG GTtgaggagaaggagaagcagCTGACCCAGCTGCAGGAGATCCACGCCAGCGTGGCGGCCAGcctggaggagaaggaggagcagATGAGCCAAGTCAAAGActtcctgctcctcctcaaGTCCGGcctggaggagaaggaggagcagAAGCTCCGGCTGACGCGGCTCCTGCGCTCCGTCTCCTGCCAGCTCCAGCGGGAGCGGCTGGAGAGCGCGCGGTGGAAGCGGCGCGCCGACGAGCTCGGCGAGCGTCTGGAGGCCGGCGCCCGGGCCAGGGAGGAGGCGCTCAGGCGCCACGAGCGCCTCCTCAAACGCGTCAACAACGTCAAGGGCCTCGTCAAAGGCTTCGTGGGACAGAACGCCCGCTTTATG AAATCCCTAAAGAGTGACGACACAAGTGACAAAGACCAGAAGAAGAGCGAGACCAACAAAGAGGGGAAGAGACGGAGTGAAGGAGAgaaagacgacgacgacgacgacgacggagagaaagaaaggagacagaagaagaagagtgagGCCAAGGAAAAGAAGGAGCAAGAAAAGAGAGTcaagaaggaaaagaaggagcaagacaagaaagagaagaaggaaAGGAAGGAGCGGCAGAGGAAAGACAGAGAAAGTAATTGGGGCGCTGGAATAGGACATTGCCCGCTTTGA